One Nicotiana tomentosiformis chromosome 4, ASM39032v3, whole genome shotgun sequence genomic window carries:
- the LOC104099566 gene encoding probable carbohydrate esterase At4g34215 isoform X2: MLPGQSNMAGNGGVHRQIENGVVTNLSWDGFVPQECKPNPKILRFNAAGKWEKAHEPLNYGIDCLLACGLGPGMAFANEILKKDLEFGVIGLVPCAKGGTPLHKWRRGFSPYDSLIRRAKFAVKDGGNIRALFWYHGESDGKAKNTSSLYNRNLENFIHDLRSDLHAPTLPIFQVIIPYPKEPFVGPYIEEVRAAQLGINISNVIKIDAEGLELGPDGLHLTTPAQVQLGHMFAHAFLRFNNFSFLNRYVLPFNILS; the protein is encoded by the exons ATGTTGCCAG GACAAAGCAATATGGCTGGAAATGGAGGAGTCCATAGGCAAATTGAAAATGGGGTTGTCACCAATCTAAGTTGGGATGGTTTTGTACCTCAAGAATGTAAACCAAATCCAAAAATTTTACGATTCAATGCAGCTGGAAAATGGGAAAAAGCTCATGAGCCTCTGAATTATGGGATTGATTGTTTACTCGCTTGTGGACTCGGACCTGGAATGGCTTTTGCTAATGAGATACTTAAAAAAGATCTTGAATTTGGTGTTATAGGTTTAGTACCTTGTGCTAAAGGAGGGACACCACTACATAAATGGAGACGTGGGTTTAGTCCTTATGATTCTTTGATTAGAAGAGCAAAATTTGCTGTCAAAGATGGAGGAAATATTAGGGCATTATTTTGGTATCATGGGGAGAGTGATGGTAAAGCAAAGAATACATCTAGTTTGTATAATAGAAACTTGGAGAACTTCATTCATGACTTGCGTAGTGACTTACATGCTCCTACCCTTCCCATTTTTCAG GTTATCATACCATACCCAAAAGAACCATTTGTAGGGCCATATATAGAAGAAGTGAGAGCAGCTCAATTGGGAATTAACATCTCAAATGTGATCAAGATAGATGCAGAGGGACTAGAATTGGGTCCAGATGGCCTTCATCTCACTACCCCTGCCCAAGTTCAACTTGGTCATATGTTTGCTCATGCATTTCTcagatttaataatttttcctttctaaatagATATGTTTTACCTTTTAATATATTATCTTAA
- the LOC104099566 gene encoding probable carbohydrate esterase At4g34215 isoform X1, producing the protein MLPGKSQEIILIVTLVVFFFNISWVMSPVKVKESHKKGKKNLQVFILAGQSNMAGNGGVHRQIENGVVTNLSWDGFVPQECKPNPKILRFNAAGKWEKAHEPLNYGIDCLLACGLGPGMAFANEILKKDLEFGVIGLVPCAKGGTPLHKWRRGFSPYDSLIRRAKFAVKDGGNIRALFWYHGESDGKAKNTSSLYNRNLENFIHDLRSDLHAPTLPIFQVIIPYPKEPFVGPYIEEVRAAQLGINISNVIKIDAEGLELGPDGLHLTTPAQVQLGHMFAHAFLRFNNFSFLNRYVLPFNILS; encoded by the exons ATGTTGCCAGGTAAGAGCCAAGAAATTATATTGATTGTTACATTAGTTGTGTTTTTCTTTAACATAAGTTGGGTGATGAGTCCTGTTAAAGTCAAGGAAAGCCACAAAAAAGGCAAGAAGAATTTACAAGTGTTCATATTAGCAGGACAAAGCAATATGGCTGGAAATGGAGGAGTCCATAGGCAAATTGAAAATGGGGTTGTCACCAATCTAAGTTGGGATGGTTTTGTACCTCAAGAATGTAAACCAAATCCAAAAATTTTACGATTCAATGCAGCTGGAAAATGGGAAAAAGCTCATGAGCCTCTGAATTATGGGATTGATTGTTTACTCGCTTGTGGACTCGGACCTGGAATGGCTTTTGCTAATGAGATACTTAAAAAAGATCTTGAATTTGGTGTTATAGGTTTAGTACCTTGTGCTAAAGGAGGGACACCACTACATAAATGGAGACGTGGGTTTAGTCCTTATGATTCTTTGATTAGAAGAGCAAAATTTGCTGTCAAAGATGGAGGAAATATTAGGGCATTATTTTGGTATCATGGGGAGAGTGATGGTAAAGCAAAGAATACATCTAGTTTGTATAATAGAAACTTGGAGAACTTCATTCATGACTTGCGTAGTGACTTACATGCTCCTACCCTTCCCATTTTTCAG GTTATCATACCATACCCAAAAGAACCATTTGTAGGGCCATATATAGAAGAAGTGAGAGCAGCTCAATTGGGAATTAACATCTCAAATGTGATCAAGATAGATGCAGAGGGACTAGAATTGGGTCCAGATGGCCTTCATCTCACTACCCCTGCCCAAGTTCAACTTGGTCATATGTTTGCTCATGCATTTCTcagatttaataatttttcctttctaaatagATATGTTTTACCTTTTAATATATTATCTTAA
- the LOC104094067 gene encoding uncharacterized protein, translating to MSTSELVAVLRSMGDKVRWPKEMRSNPNRRNPDFLCEFHNDHVHRISDCRLLQGEVEHLLKQGYLTDLFSEKGKQSYIKNRQEPPKLPSPKRIVNVISGGEEVNGVTYTTAKKMTKFTVTHRKQVRQTLEEDSITFDDIDADGLMIPHNDALVISLLIHDTNVK from the coding sequence ATGAGTACTTCTGAGTTGGTAGCTGTTTTAAGGAGTATGGGAGATAAGGTACGATGGCCAAaggaaatgagatcaaacccaaACAGAAGAAATCCAGATTTCTTGTGCGAGTTTCATAATGACCACGTCCATAGAATATCAGATTGCAGACTGTTACAAGGTGAGGTAGAACATTTGTTGAAGCAGGGATACTTGACAGACCTGTTCAGCGAGAAAGGTAAACAGTCTTACATAAAGAATAGACAAGAACCTCCAAAACTTCCATCTCCAAAGAGAATAGTGAACGTGATAAGTGGGGGAGAAGAAGTCAACGGTGTAACGTACACAACTGCGAAAAAGATGACGAAATTCACAGTAACCCACAGAAAGCAAGTTCGACAAACCTTGGAAGAAGATAGCATAACATTTGATGATATAGATGCGGATGGCTTAATGattcctcacaatgatgcactagtaatatctttacttatacatgatactaatgtaaaatga
- the LOC104094068 gene encoding probable carbohydrate esterase At4g34215, producing the protein MSSKDKDHRLITSRNTDRLNKQIFILAGQSNMAGQGGVSYGYWDGIVPIESQPNPDNILRFRVNTKWEIAHEPLNYGVDCLSNCGVGPGMAFANAILKKVPNFGAIGLVPCSRVKISLRDGGTLRALLWYHGESDSKDKYTAKYYKSKFEKFVQDLRTELNSPLLPVVVVVLHHPKQPFVGEFVDVVREAQFDIDLPNVIKVDAKGLPLNSDGIHLTTQGQVKLGNMMAEAFLRAKFASAKNNSNKDLSYDVLVYRLTSSFNP; encoded by the exons ATGAGTAGTAAAGACAAGGATCATCGTCTAATTACGAGTAGGAACACTGACAGATTAAACAAACAAATATTTATATTAGCAGGTCAAAGCAATATGGCAGGTCAAGGTGGAGTAAGCTACGGTTATTGGGATGGTATTGTACCTATTGAATCCCAACCAAATCCAGATAATATTCTTCGATTTAGAGTGAATACAAAGTGGGAAATAGCACATGAACCCCTTAATTATGGAGTTGATTGTCTTTCTAATTGTGGAGTTGGTCCTGGTATGGCTTTTGCTAATGCAATTCTAAAAAAAGTTCCAAATTTTGGAGCTATTGGTTTAGTGCCATGTTCTAG GGTTAAGATTTCTCTTAGAGATGGAGGAACACTTAGAGCACTTCTGTGGTATCATGGTGAGAGTGATTCAAAGGACAAATACACTGCTAAATATTACAAATCCAAATTTGAGAAGTTTGTTCAAGACCTACGTACTGAATTGAATTCTCCTCTACTTCCTGTTGTTGTG GTTGTTCTACACCATCCTAAACAACCGTTTGTAGGAGAATTTGTAGATGTAGTGAGAGAAGCACAATTTGATATTGATCTCCCAAATGTAATAAAGGTTGACGCTAAGGGTCTACCACTGAATTCGGATGGCATTCATCTCACAACCCAAGGCCAAGTCAAACTTGGTAATATGATGGCTGAGGCATTTCTCAGAGCCAAATTTGCATCTGCTAAAAATAATTCTAACAAAGATTTATCATATGATGTACTAGTCTATCGACTTACTTCTTCCTTCAACCCTTAA